A genomic segment from Gorilla gorilla gorilla isolate KB3781 chromosome 3, NHGRI_mGorGor1-v2.1_pri, whole genome shotgun sequence encodes:
- the GAR1 gene encoding H/ACA ribonucleoprotein complex subunit 1 isoform X1: MSFRGGGRGGFNRGGGGGGFNRGGSSNHFRGGGGGGGGGNFRGGGRGGFGRGGGRGGFNKGQDQGPPERVVLLGEFMHPCEDDIVCKCTTDENKVPYFNAPVYLENKEQIGKVDEIFGQLRDFYFSVKLSENMKASSFKKLQKFYIDPYKLLPLQRFLPRPPGEKGPPRGGGRGGRGGGRGGGGRGGGRGGGFRGGRGGGGGGFRGGRGGGFRGRGH; encoded by the exons atgtCTTTTCGAGGCGGAGGTCGTGGAGGCTTTAAtcgaggtggtggaggtggcggCTTCAACCGAGGCGGCAGCAGCAACCACTTCCGAGGTGGAGGCGGCGGTGGAGGCGGCGGCAATTTCAGAGGCGGCGGCAGGGGAGGATTTGGACGAGGGGGTGGCCGCGGAGGCTTTAACAAAGGCCAAGACCAAGGACCTCCAGAACGTGTAGTCT TATTAGGAGAGTTCATGCATCCCTGTGAAGATGACATAGTTTGTAAATGTACCACAGATGAAAATAAGGTGCCTTATTTCAATGCTCCTGTTTACttagaaaacaaagaacaaattgGAAAAGTGGATGAAATATTTGGACAACTTAGAGATTTT tatttttcaGTTAAGTTGTCAGAAAACATGAAGGCTTCATCCTTTAAAAAACTACAGAAG ttttatataGACCCATATAAGCTGCTGCCACTGCAGAGGTTTTTACCTCGACCTCCAGGTGAGAAAGGACCTCCAAGAGGTGGTGGCaggggaggccgaggaggaggaagaggaggaggtggcagaggTGGTGGCAGAGGCG gtGGTTTTAGAGGTGgaagaggaggtggaggtgggggcttcagaggaggaagaggtggtggttTCAGAG GGAGAGGACATTAA
- the GAR1 gene encoding H/ACA ribonucleoprotein complex subunit 1 isoform X2, translating to MSFRGGGRGGFNRGGGGGGFNRGGSSNHFRVLGEFMHPCEDDIVCKCTTDENKVPYFNAPVYLENKEQIGKVDEIFGQLRDFYFSVKLSENMKASSFKKLQKFYIDPYKLLPLQRFLPRPPGEKGPPRGGGRGGRGGGRGGGGRGGGRGGGFRGGRGGGGGGFRGGRGGGFRGRGH from the exons atgtCTTTTCGAGGCGGAGGTCGTGGAGGCTTTAAtcgaggtggtggaggtggcggCTTCAACCGAGGCGGCAGCAGCAACCACTTCCGAG TATTAGGAGAGTTCATGCATCCCTGTGAAGATGACATAGTTTGTAAATGTACCACAGATGAAAATAAGGTGCCTTATTTCAATGCTCCTGTTTACttagaaaacaaagaacaaattgGAAAAGTGGATGAAATATTTGGACAACTTAGAGATTTT tatttttcaGTTAAGTTGTCAGAAAACATGAAGGCTTCATCCTTTAAAAAACTACAGAAG ttttatataGACCCATATAAGCTGCTGCCACTGCAGAGGTTTTTACCTCGACCTCCAGGTGAGAAAGGACCTCCAAGAGGTGGTGGCaggggaggccgaggaggaggaagaggaggaggtggcagaggTGGTGGCAGAGGCG gtGGTTTTAGAGGTGgaagaggaggtggaggtgggggcttcagaggaggaagaggtggtggttTCAGAG GGAGAGGACATTAA